In Aliamphritea ceti, a single window of DNA contains:
- the prpC gene encoding bifunctional 2-methylcitrate synthase/citrate synthase, which yields MAEAKKLGGAGLRGQSAGETALCTVGQSGAGLTYRGYDIKELADNAQFEEVAYLLLYGKLPNAGELEMYKARLKDMRSLPSALLTVLENIPADAHPMDVMRTGCSMLGNLETEQDFSEQHHHIDRMLATFPGIINYWYNFSHHGKRISVETEADSIAEQFLWTLHNEKPEPLHVEVMHASLILYAEHEFNASTFTARVCASTLSDIHSCVTAAIGSLRGPLHGGANEAAMAMIENWRSADEAEAEVMGMLARKDKIMGFGHAIYSESDPRNAIIKEWSKKLSEQVGDDYLYAVSERVETVMWREKKLFCNADFFHASAYNFMGIPTKLFTPIFVCSRVAGWTAHVMEQRANNRIIRPSADYTGPESAEWVAIQDRP from the coding sequence ATGGCTGAAGCGAAGAAATTAGGCGGTGCAGGTCTGCGGGGGCAGTCTGCCGGTGAGACGGCTCTGTGTACAGTGGGCCAGTCTGGTGCAGGTCTTACGTACCGCGGTTATGACATTAAAGAGCTGGCAGATAATGCTCAATTTGAAGAAGTTGCCTATCTGTTACTTTACGGCAAGTTGCCAAATGCTGGTGAGCTGGAGATGTATAAGGCACGCCTGAAAGACATGCGCAGTTTACCTTCTGCGTTGCTGACCGTATTAGAAAATATTCCGGCAGATGCACATCCGATGGATGTTATGCGTACCGGTTGCTCTATGTTGGGTAACCTGGAAACCGAGCAGGATTTTTCTGAGCAGCATCATCATATTGATCGCATGCTGGCGACTTTCCCAGGCATCATCAATTACTGGTATAACTTTAGTCATCATGGCAAGCGGATCAGTGTTGAAACTGAAGCCGACTCGATTGCCGAACAGTTTCTGTGGACCTTGCATAATGAAAAGCCAGAACCATTACACGTAGAAGTGATGCATGCATCGCTGATTCTGTATGCTGAGCATGAGTTTAATGCATCTACGTTTACTGCACGCGTTTGCGCTTCAACATTGTCGGATATTCATAGCTGTGTCACTGCAGCTATCGGTTCATTACGTGGTCCGTTACACGGTGGTGCTAATGAAGCAGCCATGGCGATGATTGAGAACTGGCGCAGTGCCGACGAAGCTGAAGCTGAAGTGATGGGCATGCTGGCCCGTAAAGATAAGATCATGGGTTTTGGCCATGCTATCTACAGTGAGTCGGACCCTCGTAATGCCATCATTAAAGAGTGGTCGAAAAAGCTGTCTGAACAGGTTGGCGATGATTACCTGTATGCGGTTTCTGAACGGGTTGAAACGGTTATGTGGCGTGAAAAGAAACTGTTCTGTAATGCAGATTTTTTCCATGCGTCGGCATATAACTTTATGGGTATTCCAACTAAGTTGTTTACGCCAATTTTTGTTTGTTCCCGGGTAGCCGGCTGGACTGCACATGTTATGGAGCAGAGAGCAAACAACCGGATTATTCGCCCATCGGCGGATTATACCGGACCGGAATCTGCAGAGTGGGTTGCGATTCAGGATCGCCCATAA
- the pabB gene encoding aminodeoxychorismate synthase component I has translation MYRLFSLPYLDDACPYFAAIRQHNAPVFLDSGKPRSGFGRYDIIAASPVAQLSYQHGKTTLSHLHTNTESLQGNPFSHLQEMYQAYTKNCPPPADKDIAQLPFCGGMIGYFSYDLGRSLEDLPELNPQDQELPDMQAAIYPWAIVVDHQEKRTQLITTPLIDLSHAEAIKAEIEAALAAPAEADSFKLINRFSSNLTEQNYYDALDKVSDYIQAGDCYQVNFAQRFKASYEGDTWQAYLKLRAKAPTPYSGYIETPQGSILSLSPEQFLEVDNGKVTTKPIKGTRPRGKTPEEDQHLAQELIDSEKDRAENLMIVDLLRNDISKVCQHGSVKVPKLFDIESYANVHHLVSTVTGMLDTDKTALDLLEHSFPGGSITGAPKIRAMEIIEELEHNRRSIYCGSIGYLSFSGRFDSSITIRTLLCHENKIHCWAGGGIVADSETADEYQETYNKVNNLLQALEEGLH, from the coding sequence GTGTACAGACTTTTCTCCCTTCCCTATCTAGATGATGCCTGCCCATATTTTGCTGCCATCCGACAGCATAACGCGCCGGTTTTCCTTGATAGCGGTAAGCCCCGCTCAGGCTTCGGCCGGTACGACATTATTGCTGCATCTCCAGTCGCGCAACTCAGTTACCAACATGGCAAAACAACGCTTAGCCATCTGCATACCAATACAGAATCCCTGCAGGGAAATCCTTTCAGCCACCTTCAGGAAATGTACCAGGCATACACTAAAAACTGCCCTCCTCCTGCTGACAAAGATATCGCTCAATTGCCATTTTGTGGCGGCATGATTGGTTATTTCTCTTATGATCTGGGACGCAGCCTGGAAGACCTTCCGGAACTAAACCCTCAGGATCAGGAACTGCCGGATATGCAGGCAGCAATCTACCCCTGGGCAATCGTTGTTGATCATCAGGAAAAGCGAACTCAGTTAATCACTACGCCTTTAATAGACTTATCGCATGCTGAAGCTATTAAGGCTGAAATAGAGGCGGCACTCGCCGCACCAGCTGAAGCAGACAGCTTCAAACTGATTAACCGCTTCAGCAGCAATCTTACTGAACAAAACTATTACGATGCACTGGATAAAGTCAGTGACTATATTCAGGCAGGCGATTGCTATCAGGTTAACTTTGCTCAACGCTTTAAAGCCAGCTACGAAGGCGATACCTGGCAGGCATATCTAAAACTGCGAGCCAAAGCCCCGACCCCATACTCTGGTTACATCGAGACTCCCCAGGGCAGCATACTATCTCTGTCACCGGAACAGTTTCTGGAAGTCGATAACGGCAAGGTTACCACTAAGCCAATTAAAGGCACCCGCCCACGGGGCAAAACACCTGAAGAAGATCAGCACCTGGCTCAGGAGTTAATAGACAGTGAGAAAGACCGTGCCGAGAATCTGATGATCGTCGACTTATTGCGCAACGATATCAGCAAAGTATGCCAGCACGGCAGCGTCAAAGTACCAAAGCTGTTTGATATCGAATCCTATGCCAACGTACATCATCTGGTAAGTACAGTTACAGGCATGCTGGATACCGATAAAACGGCGCTTGATTTGCTCGAACACAGCTTTCCCGGCGGATCAATTACTGGTGCGCCTAAAATCCGTGCCATGGAAATAATTGAAGAACTCGAACACAACCGACGCTCAATCTATTGCGGCTCAATAGGTTATTTAAGCTTCTCCGGCCGGTTCGACAGTAGCATTACTATCCGCACCCTTTTATGCCATGAAAACAAGATTCACTGCTGGGCCGGTGGCGGCATCGTTGCGGACTCAGAAACCGCTGATGAATACCAGGAAACCTACAATAAGGTTAACAACCTTCTGCAGGCACTTGAAGAAGGGCTTCACTAA
- a CDS encoding GntR family transcriptional regulator has protein sequence MTEVSVVEVADQPISNSELRTLADKVCEQLVTAIVKGDIPPGHKISEPELARTYGISRGPLREAIRRLEGLRLVVRVPHVGARVVSLNTDELLEIYHVREALEGMASRLAAVQMSQAEIDSVRELLHEHEASIEKIDGHSYFQKEGDLDFHFRIVQGSHNEKLMELLGGELYHLVRMYRYQFSVSKSRPQRALKEHHRILDAIEERDGELAEILMRRHISTARRNIEVKLTDHQKD, from the coding sequence ATGACTGAAGTCTCTGTAGTTGAAGTAGCAGACCAGCCAATCAGTAACAGCGAATTGCGCACGCTGGCTGATAAGGTTTGCGAGCAGTTAGTAACTGCCATTGTTAAGGGTGATATACCGCCAGGCCATAAGATCAGCGAACCTGAACTGGCACGCACTTATGGTATTAGCCGTGGGCCATTACGAGAGGCGATCCGTCGCCTGGAAGGTTTGCGACTGGTTGTCCGTGTACCACATGTAGGTGCGCGGGTTGTTTCACTTAATACCGATGAGTTACTGGAAATTTATCACGTACGTGAAGCTCTTGAAGGCATGGCCAGTCGTTTGGCGGCCGTACAAATGTCGCAGGCTGAAATTGACAGTGTGCGGGAGTTGTTACACGAGCATGAGGCCAGTATCGAGAAGATCGATGGTCACTCTTACTTTCAGAAAGAAGGTGATCTGGACTTTCATTTCCGGATAGTTCAGGGCAGCCACAATGAGAAGTTGATGGAGCTGTTAGGCGGTGAGTTATACCACCTGGTGCGAATGTACCGCTATCAGTTTAGCGTGTCTAAGTCCCGTCCACAGAGGGCTCTGAAAGAACATCACCGGATTCTTGATGCCATTGAAGAACGTGATGGTGAATTGGCAGAAATTTTAATGCGTCGCCATATCAGTACAGCGCGGCGCAATATAGAAGTTAAGTTGACCGATCATCAGAAAGACTGA
- the prpB gene encoding methylisocitrate lyase — protein sequence MSQQLTAGGRFRQALAETKSLQILGTVNAYHAMMAERVGHKAIYLSGGGVANASYGLPDLGMTSLNDVLEDVRRITDAVETPLLVDIDTGWGGAFNIAKTVRNMTKAGAAAVHIEDQVAQKRCGHRPNKEIVSLEEMVDRVKAAVDAKTDDDFFVIARTDAFQQDGLNAAVERAQACLEAGADGIFAEAVHTLNDYRAFAEGINGAHLLANITEFGATPLFNKQELADNGATMVLYPLSAFRAANQAALNVYEAILRDGDQKAVVDSMQTRMDLYDFLNYHDFEQKLDALFQEGKNK from the coding sequence ATGTCGCAGCAACTAACCGCCGGCGGACGTTTCCGTCAGGCTTTGGCCGAAACCAAGTCTTTACAGATCCTGGGCACTGTTAATGCCTATCATGCAATGATGGCTGAACGGGTTGGCCACAAAGCTATATATCTGTCGGGTGGCGGTGTTGCGAATGCGTCTTATGGCTTGCCTGATCTGGGTATGACCTCACTTAATGATGTTTTAGAAGATGTACGACGTATTACCGATGCTGTTGAGACTCCACTGCTGGTGGATATCGATACTGGCTGGGGTGGTGCGTTTAACATTGCTAAAACCGTTCGCAATATGACTAAGGCTGGTGCAGCCGCAGTACATATTGAAGATCAGGTGGCGCAGAAGCGTTGTGGTCACCGACCAAATAAAGAAATTGTCAGTCTTGAAGAAATGGTTGATCGGGTAAAAGCTGCTGTCGATGCTAAAACCGACGACGACTTCTTTGTTATTGCCCGTACCGATGCTTTCCAGCAAGACGGTTTGAACGCAGCTGTTGAGCGTGCACAGGCTTGTCTGGAAGCAGGAGCTGATGGCATCTTCGCTGAAGCAGTACATACCCTGAATGACTACCGCGCATTTGCTGAAGGCATTAACGGTGCGCATTTGCTGGCCAATATTACTGAGTTTGGTGCGACACCACTGTTCAATAAACAGGAGTTGGCTGATAACGGTGCCACTATGGTGCTGTATCCACTTTCTGCGTTCCGTGCTGCTAATCAGGCTGCGCTGAATGTGTACGAGGCTATTTTGCGTGACGGTGACCAGAAAGCGGTTGTCGACAGCATGCAAACCCGTATGGATCTTTATGATTTTCTGAATTATCACGATTTCGAGCAAAAGCTGGATGCGTTGTTTCAGGAAGGTAAGAACAAGTAA
- the acnD gene encoding Fe/S-dependent 2-methylisocitrate dehydratase AcnD, with translation MNTANRKPLPGTQLDYFDTRAAIEAIQPGAYKSLPYTSRVLAEQLVRRCDPAVLTDSLEQIIGRKRDLDFPWYPARVVCHDILGQTALVDLAGLRDAIADQGGDPAKVNPVVPTQLIVDHSLAVEHGGFEADAFEKNRAIEDRRNEDRFHFIEWTKTAFENVDVIPAGNGIMHQINLEKMSPVIQARDGIAFPDTCVGTDSHTPHVDALGVIAIGVGGLEAENVMLGRASMMRLPDIIGVELTGKRQPGITATDIVLALTEFLRKARVVSAYLEFYGEGARDLTIGDRATIANMTPEFGASAGMFYIDEQTIDYLKLTGREPEQVALVENYAKTTGLWADDLANAEYERVLTFDLSSVCRNMAGPSNPHRRLPTSELAAQGVAGSWEEKPGEMPDGAVIIAAITSCTNTSNPRNVIAAGLVARKANELGLLRKPWVKSSFAPGSKVARLYLEEAGLLSELEALGFGIVAYACTTCNGMSGALDPDIQQEVIDRDLYSTAVLSGNRNFDGRIHPYAKQAFLASPPLVVAYAIAGTVRFDIEKDVLGTDQNGNPITLKDIWPSDEEIDALVASSVKPEQFKQVYIPMFDLGQAEQAESPLYDWRPQSTYIRRPPYWEGALAGVREMKGMRPLAVLGDNITTDHLSPSNAILASSAAGEYLAHMGLPEVDFNSYATHRGDHLTAQRATFANPKLLNEMCRDDAGDVIQGSLARIEPEGQQARMWEAIETYMARKQPLIIVAGADYGQGSSRDWAAKGVRLAGVETIVAEGFERIHRTNLVGMGVLPLEFKAGETRETYGIDGTETFDVIGERTPRAQLTLLIHRSTGETLEVPVTCRLDTAEEVSVYEAGGVLQRFAKDFLESNA, from the coding sequence ATGAATACTGCAAATCGTAAACCCTTGCCAGGTACGCAGCTGGACTACTTCGATACGCGTGCTGCTATTGAAGCGATTCAGCCGGGTGCTTATAAAAGCCTTCCTTATACTTCCCGCGTTTTAGCTGAGCAGCTAGTACGTCGTTGTGACCCGGCGGTACTGACTGATTCACTTGAGCAGATTATTGGTCGTAAGCGTGATCTGGATTTTCCCTGGTATCCGGCACGGGTCGTTTGCCATGACATTCTTGGCCAGACAGCCCTGGTTGATCTGGCGGGTTTGCGGGATGCGATTGCAGATCAGGGAGGTGATCCGGCTAAAGTAAATCCGGTTGTGCCAACTCAGCTTATTGTTGACCATTCACTGGCGGTCGAACACGGTGGATTTGAAGCAGATGCTTTCGAAAAGAACCGTGCGATTGAAGATCGTCGTAATGAAGACCGTTTTCACTTTATCGAGTGGACGAAAACAGCTTTTGAAAATGTTGATGTAATACCGGCCGGTAACGGCATCATGCACCAGATTAATCTGGAAAAAATGTCTCCGGTGATTCAGGCCCGTGACGGTATTGCCTTCCCGGATACCTGCGTAGGTACTGACAGCCATACACCACACGTTGATGCATTAGGTGTTATAGCCATTGGTGTTGGGGGGCTTGAAGCGGAAAACGTTATGCTGGGCCGTGCGTCTATGATGCGCCTTCCGGATATTATTGGTGTAGAGCTCACCGGTAAGCGTCAGCCGGGTATTACGGCAACCGATATTGTTCTGGCGCTGACAGAGTTTTTACGTAAAGCACGGGTTGTTTCTGCTTATCTGGAGTTCTATGGAGAAGGTGCCCGTGATCTGACTATTGGGGACCGTGCCACTATTGCGAACATGACACCGGAGTTCGGTGCTTCCGCAGGTATGTTCTATATCGATGAACAGACCATTGATTATCTCAAGCTGACAGGCCGCGAACCTGAGCAGGTTGCACTGGTTGAGAACTACGCTAAAACCACAGGGCTTTGGGCGGACGATCTCGCTAACGCTGAGTACGAACGGGTACTGACATTTGATTTGTCGTCTGTATGTCGCAATATGGCTGGTCCGTCTAATCCCCATCGCCGGTTACCAACATCAGAATTGGCGGCTCAGGGTGTTGCCGGAAGCTGGGAAGAAAAGCCCGGTGAAATGCCTGACGGTGCAGTCATTATTGCCGCTATTACCAGCTGTACTAATACCAGTAATCCGCGAAATGTAATTGCAGCGGGTTTGGTTGCCCGTAAAGCCAATGAGTTGGGTCTGTTACGTAAACCCTGGGTAAAGTCATCTTTTGCGCCGGGTTCAAAAGTTGCGCGTCTGTATCTGGAAGAGGCGGGTTTGCTATCTGAATTGGAAGCTTTAGGTTTTGGTATCGTGGCGTATGCCTGCACCACCTGTAACGGTATGAGTGGTGCACTTGACCCTGATATACAGCAGGAAGTTATTGACCGGGATTTATACAGTACTGCTGTATTGTCCGGTAACCGTAATTTCGATGGCCGTATTCATCCGTATGCCAAGCAGGCATTCCTGGCTTCTCCGCCGTTAGTAGTCGCTTATGCAATTGCTGGCACAGTGCGTTTTGACATTGAAAAAGATGTTTTGGGTACTGATCAGAATGGTAATCCAATTACTCTGAAGGATATTTGGCCGAGTGACGAAGAAATAGATGCGTTGGTCGCCAGCAGTGTAAAACCTGAGCAATTCAAACAGGTATATATTCCTATGTTTGATCTTGGCCAGGCAGAGCAGGCAGAGAGTCCCTTGTATGACTGGCGTCCGCAGAGTACCTATATTCGTCGCCCTCCATATTGGGAAGGTGCATTGGCCGGTGTTCGTGAAATGAAAGGTATGCGTCCTCTGGCTGTGCTGGGAGATAATATTACGACCGATCATCTGTCGCCTTCTAACGCTATTCTTGCCAGCAGTGCGGCCGGTGAATATCTGGCGCATATGGGGCTGCCGGAAGTAGATTTTAACTCTTACGCGACTCATCGGGGAGATCATCTGACGGCGCAGCGAGCAACCTTCGCGAATCCTAAATTGCTGAATGAAATGTGCCGGGATGATGCTGGTGATGTTATTCAGGGGTCACTGGCACGGATCGAGCCGGAAGGTCAGCAGGCGAGAATGTGGGAAGCGATCGAGACCTATATGGCGCGTAAGCAACCGCTGATTATTGTTGCTGGTGCTGATTATGGTCAGGGCTCATCCCGTGACTGGGCAGCTAAAGGTGTTCGTCTTGCCGGCGTTGAAACCATTGTGGCGGAAGGCTTTGAGCGTATCCACCGTACAAATCTGGTGGGTATGGGGGTTTTGCCTCTGGAGTTTAAAGCCGGAGAAACCCGTGAAACCTATGGCATTGACGGTACCGAGACGTTTGATGTGATCGGTGAACGTACTCCGCGGGCACAGCTAACTTTGCTGATTCACCGCAGTACAGGTGAAACCCTGGAAGTGCCGGTTACCTGTCGTCTGGATACAGCCGAAGAAGTGTCTGTTTATGAGGCGGGTGGTGTATTACAGCGCTTTGCGAAGGACTTTCTTGAAAGTAACGCATAA
- a CDS encoding alpha/beta fold hydrolase: MKFPYSLYTGIYQRPDQQIFYRVYRHSENQSGRRLVLLHGAGVAGEDTWQALLAQLGLWSEVLVPDLRGMGKTVSPDGEEYAYTAHEVVADVAGLLTHLNWQHFDLAGYSMGGLISMLYKQEYSQHVDKQYLLESAAVDRGDWQASLELRAEYMQAAKHLSSDTEKGVKQFLDAISPNRRVSPVVERLTVERLAQRPRGFANALKCVTDALHDIDREALVAAQGDVSSFIGGNSVDAMHQYQRALAERLPNWHYFMVTGTDHSLPFQKPRQIAQIMQAELGRYLAV, from the coding sequence ATGAAGTTCCCTTATAGCCTGTATACAGGTATTTACCAGCGTCCGGATCAGCAGATATTTTATCGGGTTTACCGGCATTCTGAGAATCAGAGCGGGCGTCGTTTGGTTTTATTACATGGCGCAGGGGTAGCGGGGGAAGATACCTGGCAGGCTTTGCTGGCGCAGCTGGGCCTTTGGTCTGAGGTATTGGTGCCGGATTTGCGGGGGATGGGGAAAACCGTATCGCCGGACGGCGAAGAGTATGCGTATACCGCTCATGAAGTCGTTGCAGATGTTGCCGGGCTGCTTACGCATTTGAATTGGCAACATTTTGATTTGGCGGGGTATTCGATGGGTGGGTTAATCTCCATGCTATATAAACAAGAGTACAGTCAGCATGTTGATAAGCAATATCTGTTGGAGTCTGCCGCAGTAGACCGGGGTGACTGGCAGGCAAGTCTGGAATTGCGTGCTGAGTATATGCAGGCGGCTAAGCATCTTAGCAGTGACACTGAAAAAGGCGTAAAGCAATTTTTGGACGCGATTTCGCCTAACCGAAGAGTATCACCGGTCGTTGAGCGGCTTACCGTTGAGCGTTTAGCCCAGCGTCCGCGAGGGTTTGCGAATGCACTTAAATGCGTGACGGATGCCTTGCATGATATTGATCGCGAAGCGCTGGTAGCAGCGCAGGGAGATGTTAGCAGCTTTATTGGTGGTAACAGTGTTGACGCTATGCATCAGTATCAGAGAGCTCTGGCTGAGCGTTTGCCGAACTGGCATTATTTTATGGTGACAGGTACTGATCATTCTTTGCCATTTCAGAAGCCGCGTCAGATTGCTCAAATAATGCAGGCTGAGCTTGGCCGGTATTTAGCAGTCTGA
- a CDS encoding acyl-CoA thioesterase: MSSNLTGSKSKDSISMTMLMTPDMANFSGNVHGGALLKILDQVAYACASHFSKHYVVTLSVDQVHFKQPVRVGELVTFYSAVNHVGRSTMEIGVKVVAEDIHSGEERHTNSCYFTMVAVDDDGKSTTVPRLELNTPQQKARYIAAALRKQLRNEHDQRLADIHDKWTEHVDDLSSEEIDARLKDMLESDAL, translated from the coding sequence ATGAGCAGCAATTTGACAGGTAGTAAGAGTAAAGATTCGATCTCAATGACCATGCTGATGACACCAGATATGGCCAATTTTTCCGGCAATGTTCACGGCGGCGCCTTACTCAAAATCTTAGATCAGGTTGCCTATGCCTGCGCCAGCCACTTCAGCAAACACTATGTCGTCACCCTGTCAGTAGACCAGGTACACTTTAAACAACCGGTGCGCGTTGGCGAGCTGGTAACCTTTTATTCGGCGGTTAATCACGTCGGTCGCTCAACAATGGAAATCGGTGTAAAGGTAGTTGCCGAAGACATTCACAGCGGCGAAGAACGCCACACCAATAGCTGCTACTTCACTATGGTAGCGGTTGATGACGACGGCAAATCAACGACAGTTCCGCGTCTTGAGCTGAATACTCCGCAACAGAAAGCCCGCTATATAGCCGCTGCGTTACGCAAGCAGCTACGCAACGAACATGATCAGCGACTGGCGGACATTCATGATAAGTGGACCGAGCACGTCGACGACCTGTCCAGTGAAGAAATCGATGCCCGACTTAAAGATATGCTGGAAAGCGACGCTCTCTGA
- the prpF gene encoding 2-methylaconitate cis-trans isomerase PrpF, with product MAHVPQVKIPATYIRGGTSKGVFFSLNDLPVVAQVPGAARDALLQRVIGSPDPYGKQTDGMGGATSSTSKTVILSKSSQPDHDVDYLFGQVAIDKPFVDWSGNCGNLSAAVGAFAISKGLVDASRIPVNGVAVVRIWQANIKKTIIAHVPITDGEVQETGDFELDGVTFPAAEVQVEFMSPADGEGSMFPTGNLVDELEVPGVGTLSATMINAGIPTIFVNAAEIGYNGSELQEAINGDVSALDMFESIRAHGALRMGLISDLSEAAARQHTPKVAFVAPPADYVSSSEKSVSAADIDLQVRALSMGKLHHAMMGTAAVAIGTAAAIPGTLVNLAAGGAERSAVRFGHPSGTLRVGAEAACENGEWTATKAVMSRSARVLMEGWVRIPGDSF from the coding sequence ATGGCACATGTTCCTCAGGTAAAAATACCGGCAACCTATATTCGTGGTGGCACCAGTAAAGGTGTGTTCTTTAGTCTTAACGACTTACCAGTGGTTGCTCAGGTTCCGGGAGCCGCAAGAGATGCTTTGCTGCAGCGAGTTATTGGCAGCCCTGATCCTTATGGTAAGCAAACAGATGGTATGGGTGGCGCAACGTCCAGTACCAGTAAAACAGTAATTTTATCGAAAAGCAGTCAGCCTGATCATGATGTTGATTACCTGTTTGGTCAGGTAGCAATTGATAAGCCATTTGTAGACTGGAGCGGTAATTGTGGCAACTTGTCTGCAGCGGTCGGCGCGTTTGCCATCAGTAAAGGTCTGGTGGATGCATCACGTATACCTGTAAACGGTGTCGCTGTTGTAAGGATCTGGCAGGCAAATATTAAGAAAACCATTATTGCTCATGTGCCTATTACTGATGGCGAAGTTCAGGAAACCGGTGATTTTGAATTAGATGGTGTCACCTTTCCTGCGGCAGAAGTACAGGTAGAGTTTATGTCGCCGGCGGACGGTGAAGGCTCAATGTTTCCGACCGGAAATCTGGTGGATGAGCTGGAGGTGCCGGGCGTAGGTACTTTGTCCGCGACAATGATTAATGCCGGCATACCGACTATTTTCGTTAACGCAGCAGAGATTGGTTATAACGGTTCTGAGTTGCAGGAAGCGATTAATGGTGATGTAAGTGCGTTAGATATGTTTGAATCAATTCGAGCTCACGGCGCGTTACGTATGGGGCTTATCAGCGACCTTAGCGAAGCTGCCGCCCGCCAGCATACCCCAAAAGTAGCCTTTGTCGCACCGCCGGCTGATTATGTATCTTCCAGTGAGAAGTCTGTATCAGCTGCGGATATTGATTTGCAGGTCAGAGCGCTTTCTATGGGTAAGCTGCATCATGCCATGATGGGAACTGCTGCCGTTGCAATTGGAACTGCTGCGGCTATTCCGGGTACTCTGGTTAATTTAGCTGCTGGAGGCGCTGAACGAAGTGCTGTGCGTTTTGGTCATCCTTCCGGTACGTTACGAGTAGGTGCAGAAGCTGCTTGTGAAAATGGTGAATGGACCGCGACTAAAGCGGTAATGAGCCGCAGTGCACGGGTCTTGATGGAAGGTTGGGTGCGTATTCCGGGTGACAGTTTCTGA
- the metA gene encoding homoserine O-succinyltransferase MetA, with amino-acid sequence MPIITPSSRVLPSYTKLAAEGFAILTHERATTQDIRELHIGFLNMMPDAAFTATERQFLRLIASSNQIAQFIFHPFTINVEQRGPEIQQYVADYYDDFEQLKLEGLDALVITGANVANKNIQDEDFWEPLKEIVDWAYDNVTSIFCSCLASHALLKIKYDIDRQPLPEKCWGLFNHTVSDPTHPLVHGMNSRFDACHSRHNEVTSEAMRNAGLKVLVESEEAGAHLAVSEDGFRIIFLQGHPEYDTVSLLKEYKREVMRYISGDRGDYPPFPANYLSLQSQAILEEYRLRLVSAMQNNTEHPEFPELHVRPLVHNSWQDTANAFTNRWLGQVYQTTNIDRTKQFEDCLDPNDPLGLYSVK; translated from the coding sequence ATGCCGATTATTACTCCTTCCAGCCGGGTTTTACCCAGCTATACAAAATTAGCAGCTGAAGGTTTCGCGATCCTTACCCATGAACGCGCCACCACTCAGGATATTCGTGAACTGCATATCGGCTTCCTTAACATGATGCCAGATGCTGCTTTCACAGCGACTGAACGGCAATTTCTGCGCCTGATCGCCAGCAGTAACCAGATTGCTCAGTTCATTTTCCACCCGTTTACGATCAATGTTGAACAGCGCGGTCCTGAAATTCAGCAATATGTTGCGGACTATTACGATGATTTTGAACAACTCAAGCTGGAAGGCTTAGATGCACTGGTCATTACCGGTGCTAATGTAGCGAATAAAAATATTCAGGACGAAGACTTCTGGGAACCACTTAAGGAAATCGTTGACTGGGCTTACGATAATGTCACGTCGATTTTTTGCTCATGCCTGGCCTCCCATGCATTGCTTAAAATCAAATACGACATAGACCGTCAGCCACTACCTGAAAAATGCTGGGGTTTGTTTAACCATACCGTCAGCGATCCGACACATCCGCTGGTACATGGCATGAACAGCCGCTTCGATGCCTGCCATTCCCGGCATAACGAAGTCACCAGCGAAGCCATGCGAAATGCAGGCCTGAAGGTACTGGTCGAATCAGAAGAAGCTGGTGCACATCTGGCAGTCAGCGAAGACGGCTTCCGAATCATCTTCCTGCAGGGGCATCCTGAATACGACACGGTAAGCCTGTTGAAAGAATATAAACGCGAAGTAATGCGTTATATAAGTGGCGATCGGGGGGATTATCCGCCTTTCCCGGCAAACTATCTGTCACTGCAATCCCAGGCAATCCTTGAGGAATACCGGCTACGTTTAGTCAGCGCAATGCAAAACAATACAGAACATCCGGAATTTCCGGAGTTGCATGTCAGACCACTGGTTCACAACAGCTGGCAGGACACTGCAAACGCATTCACCAACCGCTGGCTGGGTCAGGTGTATCAAACCACCAATATTGACCGTACCAAACAGTTTGAAGACTGTCTGGACCCTAACGACCCGCTAGGACTGTATTCAGTCAAATAA